The Paraburkholderia hospita DNA segment CGATGCGCTTCTTCGCAGCCAGCGAGCCGGCAATCGCGAGCACCGGAACGATCGTGCCGAAGCGGCCGAACCACATCGCCACCGCCGTCAGCCAGTTGTAGAACGGCGTGCTCACCGTGAGACCCGCGAACGCGCTGCCGTTGTTGTTGGCGGCCGAACTGAACGCGTACAGAATTTCGGAGAAGCCATGCGCGCCCGGATTCATGATGCCGGCCTTGCCCGCGTCGGTCAGCACGGCAATCGACGTCGCGACGAGCACGAGCAGCGGCGTGAGCAGCACGACGATCGACACCATCTTCATCTCGTACGCTTCGATCTTCTTGCCGACGTATTCAGGCGTGCGGCCGATCATCAGCCCCGCAACGAACACCGCAAGCAACGCGAACACCAGCATCCCGTACAGACCCGAACCCACGCCGCCGAAGATCACTTCGCCGAGTTGCATCAACAGCATCGGCACGAGGCCGCCGAGCGGCGTCAGCGAGTCATGCGTGTTGACCACGGCGCCGCACGAAGCCGCCGTCGTCGCAACCGTGAAGATGCCCGACTGCGCGATGCCGAAGCGCGTTTCCTTGCCTTCCATGTTGCCGCCCGGTTGCAGCGCGGTCGCCGACTGATCGACATGCAGCGACGTGAAGAGCGGATTGCCGCCTTGCTCCGCGCCGATCTCGCCCGCGATACACACGGCGAATGCGATCGTCATCACCGCGAGCACGGCCACGCCTTGCCGGCGGTCGCCGATCATGCGGCCAAACACGAGACACAGCGCGGCGGGGATGATCAGGATCGAGAAGATCTGCACGAAGTTCGAGAACGGCGTCGGGTTCTCGTACGGATGCGCGGAGTTGCCGTTGAAGAAGCCGCCGCCGTTCGTGCCGAGCATCTTGATCGCTTCCTGCGTGGCAACGGGGCCCATCGCGATGGTCTGCGTCTTGACAGGCGTATCGACCATCACCGGGTTGCCCTTCGCGTCCTTCACGGGGTTGCCTTGGGCATCCGTTTTCGGCGCCGAGTACGTGGTGGTCTGCAGCGTCGGCACGTCCTCGTACGACTTGAAGTTCTGGATCACGCCCTGGCTCATCAAGAGCGCTGCGACGATCGCCGACATCGGCAGCAGCACATAGAGCGTCACGCGCGTGATGTCGACCCAGAAGTTGCCGATGGTCTTCGCGGTGTGGCGCGCAAAGCCGCGTACCAGCGCGATCACGACGACGATGCCCGTTGCCGCCGACAGGAAGTTCTGCACGGTGAGGCCGAGCATCTGCGTCAGATAGCTCAGGGTCTGCTCGCCCGAATAATCCTGCCAGTTCGTGTTGGTGACGAAGCTGATGGCCGTGTTGAATGCGCCGTCGACGGTCATCGCGCTGAACTGCTGCGGATTGCCCGGCAACAGACCTTGCACGCGCAGCAGCACGTAAAGGAACGCGACGCCAAGCAGGTTGAACGCGAGCGTGGCGATTGCGTAGTGCTTCCAGCTCATTTCCTGCTCAGGGTCGACGCCCGCGAGACGGTACAGCAGACGCTCGATGGGCCCACCCAGCTTGACGACGCGCGACGTGCCGTCCATTACGCGCGTCAGATAGCGCGAAATGGGCACGGCAGCAGCGAGCAGCACGACGATGAAGAGCGCCGGCTGCAAGACATTGTTGAGGTTCATTCAATGTCCTCCGCGCGCAGCAGCGCATAGACGAGATAAGCAAACAGCAGCGCGGTTGCCGCGCCCGATAGCCAGAGGATCCAGTTCACGAGCGCGCTCCCTGACCACGGCCGTAACGCGTCAACTTCTCGCATCCGGCGATCAACCCAAAGGTCAGCGCAGCAAAAAGCGCGATGCCCCCGACGTACAGCACATCCATTTCATGTTCTCCATTAGTTGGACGATGGATGGTCGGAACGTTATGCCCATTGACGTAAAGGGCAGGTCAAAGATGGGTGAGGGAGTGTAAAAAAGGTGTAAACGAAAAAGGCCGCTTCACGTCACGCGTGAAGCGGCCTTCGTAGTTGCGGCGAGGGTTGCTTACGGCACCAGAACCGTCGACCCCGTCGTCCTGCGCGCCTCCAGATCCGCATGCGCCTTACCCACGTCGGCAAGCGCATAGCGCTGATTGATGCTCGTCTTCACCTTGCCCGACGCGATCACGTCGAACAGTTCGGCCGTCATCGCATCGAAGTCGCTGCGCTTGCCCATATACGTAAACAGCGTCGGCCGCGTGAAGAACAGCGAACCGCGCCCGGCGAATTCCGATGAGTCGATCGGCGGCAGCGGGCCCGATGCATTGCCGAAGCTCACGAACATGCCGAGCGGCGCCAGGCAATCGAGCGACGCCGTAAACGTATCCTTGCCGATCGAGTCGTACACGACGGGCACACCGGCGCCATTCGTGATCTCGCGCACGCGCTTTGTGAAGTTCTCGCGCGTGTACACGATGGGATGGTCGCAGCCGTGCGCCTTCGCGATCTCCGCCTTCTCGTCGGAACTGACCGTGCCGATCACCGTCGCGCCCAGCGCCTTCGCCCATTGGCATACGAGCAGCCCGACACCGCCTGCGGCCGCCTGGATCAGGATCGTGTCGCCCTGCTTCACGGGATACGTGCGGCGTAGCAGATATTGCGCGGTCAGCCCTTGCAGCATCACGGAAGCGGCTTGTTCGTAGTCGATCGCATCGGGCAGTTTCACCACCTGCGCCGCGGGCAGCACGCGCTCTTGCGCGTACGCGCCCGGAGGCCGCGCGACGTACGCGACGCGGTCGCCCGCCTTCAGGTCCGTCACGCCGGCGCCGACGGCGGTCACCTCGCCCGCCGCCTCCATTCCGAGGCCGCCTGGCAACGGCAGCGGATACAGCCCGGTGCGGAAATACACGTCGATATAGTTCAGGCCGACTGCGTGCTGTTTGATGCGGATTTCGCCGTTGCCCGGCTCGCCCACTTCGACGTCGACCCACTTCATCACTTCCGGGCCGCCTGTCTTGTCGAATCGAATTGCCTTGGTCATGTCATCTCCAGATTTATTCGTTGCCTGGTTCGTGTTGATTGCGCGGTTGAAAGCGGCCGACGCCGTCAGACCTGATGATTCAGACGCAGCGTCAGCACGTCGAGGATCATCCGCGCCGTCGAGATGTTGGTCGCGCACGGCACGTTGTGGACATCACACGCGCGGACCAGCGCATTGATGTCCGGCTCGTGCGGCTGCGGCGTCATCGGGTCGCGCAGGAAAATCACCATATCGACATTGCCTTCGGCCAGTTGCGCGCCGATCTGCAGGTCGCCGCCGTGCGGGCCGGACAGCATCCGCTCGACTTTCAGGCCATGCGCGTCGGTGATGCGCGAGCCCGTCGTGCCCGTCGCGATCAGATCGCAGCGCGACAGCGTGTCGACGTACTCGCCCGCCAGCCTGACGATGTCGTCCTTCTTATGGTCGTGCGCGATCAGCGCGACGCGTGTTGTCATGTCGTTGCTCCTCATGTGTTGTCGTTATGGTGTTCGCGATGTGCCGCAAAGGGCCGTGCATCAATAGGTGCCGGGATACGAGCCGCCGTCGATCAGCCAGTTTTGCCCGGTGATATAGCCCGCGTGCACGCTGCACAGGAACGCGCAGGCGCGGCCGAATTCGTCGGGCGTGCCGAAGCGGCGCGCGGGAATCGTCGCCATGCGCTGCTTGCGCGCTTCGTCGACGGAGATGTTCTGCGATTTCGCCGATGCCTCGAACGTCACGGCGATGCGGTCCGTGTCGAACAGGCCCGGCAGGAGGTTATTGATGGTCACGCCGTCCGGCGCGACCTTGCGCGCGACGCCCGCGACGAAGCCCGTCAGCCCCGAGCGCGCGCCGTTCGACAGGCCGAGCACATCGATAGGCGCCTTTACCGACGAGCTCGTGATATTCACCACGCGCCCGAAGCCGCGCGAAATCATGCCGTCGATGGTCGCGCGGATCAGTTCGATTGGCGTGAGCATGTTCGCTTCGAGCGCGCGGATCCAGTCGTCGTGCGTGAAGTTGCGGAAGTCGCCCGGCGGCGGGCCGCCCGCATTGTTGACGAGAATGTCCGGCTGCGGGCAGGCGGCGAGCGCCGCGGCGCGGCCTTCGGGGGTGGTGATGTCGCAGGCCACCGCTTTCACGTCGACGCCCGTCTTCGAGCGGATCGCAACCGCCGTGGCTTCGAGCGTTTCCGCCGTGCGCGCGACGATCGTCACGTTCACGCCTTCGGCCGCCAGCGCCTCGGCGCAGCCGCGCCCCAGTCCCTTGCTTGCCGCGCACACCAGCGCGGTCTTTCCTGCGATGCCCAGATCCATGTGTATTTTCCTGTTGTCGTGCGCGCAACGAGCGGGACATGCCTGCGCATTACGCCCGGGGTGGTCGGTCAACTGTCCCCCGATTCTAGAAGAATCGACGCGGCGCTGCCGGACGTCGCTGATATACCTTTCATCAGCATCCGTCTCTTTGCGCCGCCCTTCCGGTAAACTTGCAGCCATGGCGCAGCCGCGCGCCGCCGCCCGTCGCGGGGCACGCGCGCCGCGCCAACCCATCGTCAGCCAGCTCAACTTCGCCGCGAGGCGCCCCGTCATGACTCAGGACAGCCGTTTTCCCAATCTTTTCATCCTCGATCACCCGCTGATCCAGCACAAGCTGTCGCACATGCGCGACCGCGACACGTCCACGCGGACGTTCCGCGAGTTGCTGCGCGAGATCACGCTGCTGATGGGCTATGAAATCACCCGCAACCTGCCGATGACGACTCGTCGCGTGAGCACGCCGCTAGTCGATATCGACGCGCCTGTGATCGCTGGCAAGAAGCTTGCGATTGTGCCCGTGCTGCGCGCGGGTGTTGGCATGTCGGACGGGCTGCTGGAGCTGATTCCGTCGGCGCGGGTCGGGCATATTGGGGTGTATCGCGATGATGATCATCGGCCGGTCGAGTATCTGGTGCGATTGCCTGATCTCGAGGATCGCAATTTTATTCTTTGTGATCCGATGGTCGCGACGGGGTATTCGGCCGTGCATGCTATCGACGTGCTGAAGCGGCGCGGTGTCGCGGGCGAGAATATCTCGTTCCTCGCGCTCGTGGCCGCGCCTGAAGGCGTGCAGGTGTTTCAGGATGCGCATCCGGATGTGAAGCTGTACGTTGCTTCGCTCGATTTGCATCTGAATGAGCATGCTTACATTATTCCTGGGCTTGGGGATGCTGGGGATCGGTTGTTCGGGACGAAGAACTAGCTTTTTTTTGCCCTTCGGGCCGTTCGTGGGTTTGGGGTGGCATCCGCGTTTGTGACTTCGCGGCGCGGCCGGTTTGGTTTTTTCGGGGTTTTCGCTGGCATCCGCGGTTTGCCTTCGTGCTTCAAGCGTCGCCCCTGTGCGGGGCGGCACCTACTTTTCTTTGCCGCCGCAAAGAAAAGTAGGCAAAAGAAAGCGGCTAACACCGCCAACATTTCTTCTTGCCTGAGGGCCCCCGAAGGGTCTTACGCTTCACACGGCAATCACGTGACTCATGTTTGCTGCCAGCGCTCTTGCACTGCGCCTCACCCGCTTCGCGCGCCCGCGTCGCCACACGCCGTGCCAGATAGTCCACCGCCGCCCAGGTGGCAAACTGTGTGTAGGCCGTAGCACCTCACACGCCTCACTTCGGACCGATTGCGCACGCGTTCCACCCTGTAAGAGCGCCAAGCTATACGACGCCACAACCTACACACAGTTTGCCACCTGGGCGGCACATACCGTTCGCTGCCGTTAGCCCATGTACGGGTGTTTGAAGCGGGTGAGACGCACATTCAAAGCGTTGGCAACGCACGCGAACAGAAAGGCTGCCGTGTGAAGCGTAAGACCCTGTAGGGGCCCTCAGGCAAGAACTAGCACTGGCGGTGTGAGCCGCTTTCTTTTGCCTACTTTTCTTTGCGGCGGCAAAGAAAAGTAGGTGCCGCCCCGCACAGGGGCGACGCCTGAAACACGAAGGCATAGCGCGGATGCCAGCGAAAAGCACAAGCAAACCGAACCACCCGCGCCGCGAACGCTCACCCCCGGATGCCAGCAAAAGCCCAAGCAAACCACCCCAGCGTCGCAGACAAAACCAAAAACCCAAAACCAAACCCAAACCCCATGGCCCCTGCGGCCACCCCCGCCCATGATAAAATCTCGGTCTGCCCACCGAACGGGCGGCACACCCACCACCGGCATTGCGATGGCCGATTCCGTCGATCTTTCGACGCTGGCACAGCGTCATCCCCGACACGCCGCCGCTCAGGCGCGGAAGCCACAGCATTCCAGGGTGCGACCAGACTGACATCGGGGCGCGAGCGCACATCCGCCACGCCCGACAAACGCAACGACAATTGCACAATGCGTGCGCCCCGCTGGCGCGCGCGACGGAGAAAGGTATGGCGGGTCATTCGAAATGGGCCAACATCAAGCATAAGAAAGCAGCAGCCGATGCCAAGAAGGGCAAGGTCTGGACGCGGCTCATCAAGGAAATCCAGGTCGCGGCCCGCATGGGCGGCGGCGATATCGACTCGAACCCGCGCCTGCGGCTCGCCGTCGACAAGGCGTACGACGCCAACATGCCGAAGGACAACGTCAACCGCGCGATCCAGCGTGGTGTCGGCGGCGTCGATGGCGCGAGCTATGAAGAAATCCGCTACGAAGGCTACGGCATCGGCGGCGCAGCCATTATCGTCGACACGATGACGGACAACCGCACCCGCACCGTCGCGGAAGTGCGCCACGCGTTCTCGAAGTTCGGCGGCAACATGGGCACGGACGGCTCGGTGTCGTTCATGTTCGATCACGTCGGCCAGTTCCTGTTCGCGCCCGGCACGCCGGAAGACAAGCTGATGGAAGCCGCCCTCGAAGCGGGCGCCGACGACGTCGTCACGAACGATGACGGCAGCATCGAAGTGGTCTGCCCGCCGAACGACTTCCCGAAGGTCAAGTCCGCGCTCGAAGCAGCCGGCTTCAAGGCCGAAGTCGCGGAAGTGACAATGAAGCCGCAAACGGAAGTCGAATTCACCGGTGACGATGCCGTCAAGATGCAAAAGCTGCTCGACGCGCTGGAAAATCTGGACGACGTGCAAGAGGTCTACACGAACGCGGCCATCGCCGACGAGTGAGGCGGCAAGTGAGCGCGCCGCCCCGATCAGGGTTCCCGTCCCGGTTCCCTTCAATGACGGGGCAGTCGCTGCGCTCCTTCCTGCGCTCGTCGCGCGAGCGTTCGTGCATTAACACGGGCGCGTCGTTCGCTGCGTATTTCTCTGCTTTTACCGCCACATGGCCCGGCTTTGTGGCCTGTCTCACAGGCAACGCGTTCGCGTTGTGCGAAGGTAGATATCCACGGCTCGCGCCGCTGCGCGGGCCGTTCACGGTTTTTAGCATTCGGGGAATCACATGAAGTTACTCGTCGTCGGTTCCGGCGGTCGCGAGCATGCGCTCGCATGGAAGCTCGCGCAGTCGCCACGCGTGCAGCTCGTCTATGTCGCGCCTGGCAACGGCGGCACCGCGCAGGACGACCGTCTGCTCAACATCGGCATCACCGATCCGAACGCGCTCGCCGACTTCGTCGAGAAAGAGCAGATCGCGTTCACGCTGGTCGGCCCGGAGCAGCCGCTCGCGGCGGGGATCGTCAACATCTTCCGCGCGCGCGGTCTGAAAATCTTCGGCCCGACGAAGGAAGCGGCGCAGCTCGAAAGCTCGAAGGACTTCGCGAAGGCGTTCATGAAGCGCCACGCGATCCCGACAGCGGAATATGAGACCTTCTCGGACGTGGCTGCCGCGCATGCCTACATCGACGCCAAGGGCGCGCCCATCGTCATCAAGGCCGACGGCCTCGCGGCCGGCAAGGGCGTGGTCGTCGCGCAGACGCTCGACGAGGCGCACCACGCCGTCGACATGATGCTGTCGGACAACAAGCTCGGCGATGCAGGCGCACGTGTCGTGATCGAAGAGTTCCTCGCTGGCGAGGAAGCGAGCTTCATCGTGATGGTGGACGGCATTAACGTGCTGGCGCTGGCGTCGAGCCAGGACCACAAACGCCTGCTGGACGGCGATCAGGGCCCGAACACGGGCGGCATGGGTGCCTATTCGCCCGCGCCCATCGTCACGCCGCAGCTGCATGCCCGCGTGATGCGCGAAATCATCCTGCCGACCGTGCGCGGCATGGAGAAGGAAGGCATCCGTTTCACCGGCTTCCTGTACGCAGGCCTGATGATCGACGCACAAGGCAACCCGAAAACGCTCGAATTCAACTGCCGGATGGGCGACCCGGAAACGCAGCCGATCATGGCGCGCCTGAAGGGCGACTTCTCGAAGGTCGTCGAGCAGGCGATCGCGGGCACGCTGGATACGGTGGAACTGGAATGGGACCGCCGCACGGCGCTGGGCGTCGTGCTGGCCGCGCACAACTATCCGGAAGCGCCGCGCAAGGGCGACTTCATCAGCGGCATTCCCGTCGAGACGGCGGACGCGGTGACGTTCCATGCGGGCACGGCGCTGGCGGACGGCAAGCTGACGACGACGGGCGGCCGTGTGCTGTGCGTCGTCGGACTGGCCGACTCGGTGCGCAGCGCCCAGTCGGTCGCGTA contains these protein-coding regions:
- the kdpA gene encoding potassium-transporting ATPase subunit KdpA, whose protein sequence is MNLNNVLQPALFIVVLLAAAVPISRYLTRVMDGTSRVVKLGGPIERLLYRLAGVDPEQEMSWKHYAIATLAFNLLGVAFLYVLLRVQGLLPGNPQQFSAMTVDGAFNTAISFVTNTNWQDYSGEQTLSYLTQMLGLTVQNFLSAATGIVVVIALVRGFARHTAKTIGNFWVDITRVTLYVLLPMSAIVAALLMSQGVIQNFKSYEDVPTLQTTTYSAPKTDAQGNPVKDAKGNPVMVDTPVKTQTIAMGPVATQEAIKMLGTNGGGFFNGNSAHPYENPTPFSNFVQIFSILIIPAALCLVFGRMIGDRRQGVAVLAVMTIAFAVCIAGEIGAEQGGNPLFTSLHVDQSATALQPGGNMEGKETRFGIAQSGIFTVATTAASCGAVVNTHDSLTPLGGLVPMLLMQLGEVIFGGVGSGLYGMLVFALLAVFVAGLMIGRTPEYVGKKIEAYEMKMVSIVVLLTPLLVLVATSIAVLTDAGKAGIMNPGAHGFSEILYAFSSAANNNGSAFAGLTVSTPFYNWLTAVAMWFGRFGTIVPVLAIAGSLAAKKRIAVTGGTLPTHGPLFVVLLLGTVLLVGALTYVPALALGPGVEHLMMIAGH
- the kdpF gene encoding K(+)-transporting ATPase subunit F, whose product is MNWILWLSGAATALLFAYLVYALLRAEDIE
- a CDS encoding quinone oxidoreductase family protein, whose product is MTKAIRFDKTGGPEVMKWVDVEVGEPGNGEIRIKQHAVGLNYIDVYFRTGLYPLPLPGGLGMEAAGEVTAVGAGVTDLKAGDRVAYVARPPGAYAQERVLPAAQVVKLPDAIDYEQAASVMLQGLTAQYLLRRTYPVKQGDTILIQAAAGGVGLLVCQWAKALGATVIGTVSSDEKAEIAKAHGCDHPIVYTRENFTKRVREITNGAGVPVVYDSIGKDTFTASLDCLAPLGMFVSFGNASGPLPPIDSSEFAGRGSLFFTRPTLFTYMGKRSDFDAMTAELFDVIASGKVKTSINQRYALADVGKAHADLEARRTTGSTVLVP
- a CDS encoding methylglyoxal synthase codes for the protein MTTRVALIAHDHKKDDIVRLAGEYVDTLSRCDLIATGTTGSRITDAHGLKVERMLSGPHGGDLQIGAQLAEGNVDMVIFLRDPMTPQPHEPDINALVRACDVHNVPCATNISTARMILDVLTLRLNHQV
- a CDS encoding SDR family oxidoreductase; the encoded protein is MDLGIAGKTALVCAASKGLGRGCAEALAAEGVNVTIVARTAETLEATAVAIRSKTGVDVKAVACDITTPEGRAAALAACPQPDILVNNAGGPPPGDFRNFTHDDWIRALEANMLTPIELIRATIDGMISRGFGRVVNITSSSVKAPIDVLGLSNGARSGLTGFVAGVARKVAPDGVTINNLLPGLFDTDRIAVTFEASAKSQNISVDEARKQRMATIPARRFGTPDEFGRACAFLCSVHAGYITGQNWLIDGGSYPGTY
- the upp gene encoding uracil phosphoribosyltransferase; the encoded protein is MTQDSRFPNLFILDHPLIQHKLSHMRDRDTSTRTFRELLREITLLMGYEITRNLPMTTRRVSTPLVDIDAPVIAGKKLAIVPVLRAGVGMSDGLLELIPSARVGHIGVYRDDDHRPVEYLVRLPDLEDRNFILCDPMVATGYSAVHAIDVLKRRGVAGENISFLALVAAPEGVQVFQDAHPDVKLYVASLDLHLNEHAYIIPGLGDAGDRLFGTKN
- a CDS encoding YebC/PmpR family DNA-binding transcriptional regulator; the protein is MAGHSKWANIKHKKAAADAKKGKVWTRLIKEIQVAARMGGGDIDSNPRLRLAVDKAYDANMPKDNVNRAIQRGVGGVDGASYEEIRYEGYGIGGAAIIVDTMTDNRTRTVAEVRHAFSKFGGNMGTDGSVSFMFDHVGQFLFAPGTPEDKLMEAALEAGADDVVTNDDGSIEVVCPPNDFPKVKSALEAAGFKAEVAEVTMKPQTEVEFTGDDAVKMQKLLDALENLDDVQEVYTNAAIADE
- the purD gene encoding phosphoribosylamine--glycine ligase, whose amino-acid sequence is MKLLVVGSGGREHALAWKLAQSPRVQLVYVAPGNGGTAQDDRLLNIGITDPNALADFVEKEQIAFTLVGPEQPLAAGIVNIFRARGLKIFGPTKEAAQLESSKDFAKAFMKRHAIPTAEYETFSDVAAAHAYIDAKGAPIVIKADGLAAGKGVVVAQTLDEAHHAVDMMLSDNKLGDAGARVVIEEFLAGEEASFIVMVDGINVLALASSQDHKRLLDGDQGPNTGGMGAYSPAPIVTPQLHARVMREIILPTVRGMEKEGIRFTGFLYAGLMIDAQGNPKTLEFNCRMGDPETQPIMARLKGDFSKVVEQAIAGTLDTVELEWDRRTALGVVLAAHNYPEAPRKGDFISGIPVETADAVTFHAGTALADGKLTTTGGRVLCVVGLADSVRSAQSVAYEAINHISFDGMQYRRDIGYRAANRKHGQG